A DNA window from Oenanthe melanoleuca isolate GR-GAL-2019-014 chromosome 11, OMel1.0, whole genome shotgun sequence contains the following coding sequences:
- the APRT gene encoding adenine phosphoribosyltransferase produces the protein MSEQRLRAVRDRVRAFPDFPQPGVLFRDISPLLKDPVAFRTLTDLLEDHVRASFPKIDFIVGLDSRGFLIGPPLAQRLGIGFVPVRKKGKLPGATQSVSYSLEYGKAELEIQSDAVEPGQKVVIVDDLLATGGTMRAACELLKRLKAEILECLVVIELKALKGSEKLNSIPFYSLLQYD, from the exons ATGAGCGAGCAGCGGCTGCGGGCGGTGCGGGACCGCGTCCGAGCATTCCCCGACTTCCCCCAGCCCGGAGTGCTGTTCCG CGATATCAGCCCCTTGCTGAAGGATCCTGTGGCGTTCAGGACCTTGACTGATCTGCTGGAGGATCATGTGAGGGCATCTTTCCCTAAAATCGACTTCATTGTGG gcCTGGACTCCCGTGGGTTCCTCATCGGGCCCCCCCTGGCACAGAGGTTGGGCATCGGCTTCGTGCCCGTGCGCAAGAAGGGGAAACTGCCTGGAGCCACCCAGTCCGTGTCCTACAGCCTGGAGTATGGCAAG gctgagctggaaatCCAGAGCGATGCTGTGGAGCCAGGACAGAAGGTGGTGATTGTGGATGACTTGCTGGCAACTGGAG GTACCATGCGTGCTGCCTGCGAGCTGCTCAAGAGGCTGAAGGCTGAAATCCTGGAGTGCCTGGTGGTCATAGAGCTGAAAGCCCTGAAAGGGTCAGAAAAGCTCAATTCCATCCCTTTCTACTCCCTGCTGCAGTATgactga
- the CDT1 gene encoding DNA replication factor Cdt1: MAQLRLTDFFGQTKAPTGAPAKRSGGRRLKAALAAPPVHREEEEEDGAPRPLPGSPRTPARGCSPALRGPAGRKRSRREMEEESPIGVVFGEPSGKSARKRLELPRDGEPGSPGAATSSSPLATPRPPTPLSQDPAVSPAATTPGHGQDTGTEPGPAAPGPARRLQREDVAELQGRLQRLKVLGQVPPVPGGSSSDLRSRLQRVRQLELRVRQRRAGTGDTGDTGDTGTAAPEGESSKKPPAYQRFHTLAQELPPGLTLPYKFKVLAEMFRSVDTITGMLFNRSETVTFAKVKQGVQDMMRRQFEERHLGQIKAVYPSSYRLRQEKNVPTFGSSGKKSEYQLTLEPVLGEEEKVDGRPHLSASRLLERRREFHRNLVNIVREHHKAFLAALSPPMVVPEEKLTRWHPRFNVDEVPDVSPAELPRPPQEDRLSTAQEVLSTARGMLSPKMEKALANLALRTAGADAGEPTLSKTPTPASTSSALRGVSQELLERVRAKEARRLRALLTRDAGQEQRAARLARLPAMARVLRGLFVAERKPALSMELLCARLADSCPELVAPGEMEKHVRLLAEVLPDWVGIHSLRTDTYVKLDKEKDLGLVTERLNKAAKEAGAL; the protein is encoded by the exons ATGGCCCAGCTCCGCCTCACCGACTTCTTCGGCCAGACAAAAGCACCCACCGGAGCCCCGGCCAAGCGCAGCGGTGGCCGCCGGCTCAAGGCCGCCCTCGCCGCTCCCCCGGTGCaccgggaggaggaggaggaggatggtgcCCCCCGCCCGCTGCCCGGTTCCCCGCGCACCCCGGCCCGCGGGTGCTCCCCGGCCCTGCGGGGCCCGGCGGGCAGGAAGCGGAGCCGCCGCGAGATGGAAGAGGAGTCGCCGATCGGGGTCGTGTTCGGGGAACCGAGCGGGAAATCAGCGCggaagaggctggagctgccccgGGATGGGGAGCCGGGGTCTCCGGGAGCG GCCACCAGCTCCTCGCCTCTGGCCACTCCTCGACCCCCGACTCCCCTCTCACAGGACCCGGCCGTGTCCCCTGCGGCCACCACCCCCGGCCACGGGcaggacacggggacagagcccggcccggccgccccggGGCCGGCGCGGCGCCTGCAGCGG gaggaCGTGGCCGAGCTGCAGGGCCGCCTGCAGAGGTTGAAGGTGCTGGGCCAGGTGCCCCCTGTGCCCGGCGGGAGCAGCAGTGACCTGCGGAGCCGCCTGCAGCGGGTGCGGCAGCTGGAGCTGCGCGTGCGGCAGAGGAGAGCGGGgaccggggacaccggggacactggggacaccgggacagcagctcctgagggagagagcag caagAAGCCCCCGGCCTACCAGCGGTTCCACACTCtagcccaggagctgcccccgGGGCTGACGCTGCCCTACAAGTTCAAGGTGCTGGCAGAGATGTTCCGCAGCGTGGACACCATCACCGGGATGCTCTTCAACCGCTCCGAGACCGTCACCTTCGCCAAGGTCAAGCAGGGCGTGCAGGACATGATGCGCAG GCAGTTCGAGGAGCGGCACCTGGGGCAGATCAAGGCCGTGTATCCCAGCTCGTACCGCCTGCGCCAGGAGAAGAACGTCCCCACCTTCGGCAGCAGCGGGAAGAAGTCTGAGTATCAGCTCACGCTGGAgccagtgctgggggaag AGGAGAAGGTGGACGGGCGCCCGCACCTGTCGGCGTCACGGCTGCTGGAGCGCCGGAGGGAATTCCACCGCAACCTGGTGAACATCGTCAGGGAGCACCACAAG GCGTTCCTGGCTGCCCTCAGCCCTCCCATGGTGGTGCCAGAGGAGAAGCTGACCCGGTGGCATCCCCGCTTCAACGTGGACGAGGTGCCGGACGTGAGCCCGGCGGAGCTGCCGCGGCCGCCGCAGGAGGACAGGCTGAGCACGGCCCAGGAGGTGCTGAGCACGGCCCGGGGGATGCTGAGCCCCAAG ATGGAAAAAGCTCTTGCCAACCTGGCCCTCCGAACGGCCGGAGCCGACGCGGGGGAACCAACGCTTTCCAAAACCCCAACCcctgccagcacctccagcGCGCTCAGAGGggtgtcccaggagctgctggagcgC GTGCGGGCGAAGGAGGCGCGGCGGCTGCGGGCGCTGCTGACGCGGGACGCGGGGCAGGAGCAGCGCGCGGCGCGGCTGGCGCGGCTCCCGGCCATGGCGCGCGTCCTGCGCGGCCTCTTCGTGGCCGAGAGGAAACCTGCGCTCAgcatggagctgctctgtgcccgCCTGGCCGACAGCTGCCCCGAGCTGGTGGCACCTG GTGAGATGGAGAAACACGTGCGGCTCTTGGCGGAGGTGCTGCCCGACTGGGTGGGAATTCACAGCCTCAGGACAGACACCTACGTCAAGCTGGACAAAGAGAAGGACCTGGGCCTGGTCACTGAGAGGCTCAACAAGGCAgccaaggaggctggagctctCTAA